The following coding sequences are from one Achromobacter sp. B7 window:
- a CDS encoding tripartite tricarboxylate transporter substrate binding protein yields the protein MKKIFLATLGAGLITLGANALAQNYPTRAISMVVPYAAGGSTDGLARIVAQAMGENLGQTVVVENLGGGGTMIGNQRVTRAAPDGYTITFGNMGSLAIAPSLYPKAKFDPRRDMSAIGLVATVPMVLSVSKKSGITTLPDFVARLKKNGADVNFGNAGSGSTSHIAAAYFLHVTNTQGMQVPYRGAGPAIADLMAGTVDAVIDQTVTMIPIHEGKRVTALAVAAASRLPQIPDVPTFAEGGVPDFNMSVWNGIAAPAGTPPAVIARLEQALAAALKSPGVRESLDKLAAQAPDAKQQGAAAFQALIAKDVPRFAELIKEANITVN from the coding sequence ATGAAGAAGATTTTTCTGGCGACCCTGGGCGCCGGCCTGATCACGCTTGGCGCCAACGCCCTGGCGCAAAACTATCCCACGCGTGCCATTTCAATGGTGGTGCCGTACGCGGCCGGCGGGTCCACCGACGGACTGGCCCGCATCGTGGCGCAAGCCATGGGAGAGAACCTGGGCCAGACCGTCGTGGTGGAAAACCTGGGCGGCGGCGGCACCATGATCGGCAACCAGCGCGTCACGCGCGCCGCGCCCGACGGCTACACCATCACCTTCGGCAACATGGGGTCGCTGGCCATTGCGCCGTCGCTGTACCCCAAGGCCAAGTTCGACCCGCGTCGCGACATGAGCGCCATCGGGCTGGTTGCCACGGTGCCGATGGTGCTGTCCGTCAGCAAGAAAAGCGGCATCACCACGCTGCCCGACTTTGTGGCGCGTTTGAAAAAGAATGGCGCCGACGTGAACTTTGGCAATGCGGGGTCGGGGTCGACCAGCCATATCGCTGCTGCGTACTTTCTGCATGTGACGAATACGCAGGGCATGCAGGTCCCGTATCGGGGCGCCGGCCCGGCCATTGCGGATTTGATGGCGGGTACGGTGGACGCGGTGATCGACCAGACCGTCACGATGATTCCGATTCATGAAGGCAAGCGCGTCACGGCGCTGGCTGTGGCCGCTGCCTCGCGCCTGCCGCAGATTCCCGACGTGCCCACCTTCGCGGAAGGCGGCGTACCCGACTTCAACATGAGCGTGTGGAACGGCATCGCCGCGCCAGCCGGCACGCCGCCCGCCGTGATCGCACGGCTCGAGCAAGCCCTGGCGGCGGCCTTGAAAAGCCCCGGGGTGCGCGAGTCGCTGGACAAGCTTGCCGCGCAGGCCCCGGACGCCAAGCAGCAGGGCGCGGCTGCGTTCCAGGCGCTGATCGCAAAGGACGTTCCGCGTTTTGCCGAGCTGATCAAAGAAGCGAACATCACCGTGAATTGA
- a CDS encoding NAD(P)-dependent oxidoreductase → MSASQERVGLIGIGSMGWPMAARLVQAGFAVTVFDAVPGQADKFAQEVGGQAAATCAELAAQSDIIVTMLPTSAIVEQVLGGDQGALAGLRPGSVVVEMSSGVPAHTQRLAQAVAAAGGQMVDAPVSGGVPRARTGELSIMFGGPAATLERVRPALSAMGTSITPVGDVGSAHAMKALNNLVSAGGFLIGVEAMIIGQQFGLDPNVIVDVLNASTGMNNSTQKKFKQFVLSREFNSGFGLDLMVKDLGIALGIATDTGTPTPFASLCRELWASAGKTLGKGQDHTAVARLSEQLAGVELSARKS, encoded by the coding sequence ATGAGCGCATCGCAAGAACGCGTGGGCCTGATCGGCATCGGCAGCATGGGCTGGCCGATGGCGGCGCGGCTGGTGCAGGCGGGCTTCGCGGTGACGGTGTTTGATGCCGTGCCCGGCCAGGCCGATAAATTCGCGCAGGAGGTCGGCGGCCAGGCCGCGGCCACCTGCGCCGAACTGGCGGCGCAGTCCGACATCATCGTCACGATGCTGCCCACCAGCGCCATCGTGGAACAGGTGCTGGGCGGCGACCAGGGCGCGCTGGCGGGGCTGCGCCCCGGCAGCGTCGTGGTGGAAATGAGCTCGGGCGTGCCGGCGCATACGCAGCGGCTGGCCCAGGCCGTGGCCGCCGCCGGTGGCCAGATGGTGGACGCGCCCGTGTCGGGCGGCGTGCCGCGCGCGCGTACCGGCGAACTGTCCATCATGTTCGGCGGCCCCGCCGCCACGCTGGAACGCGTGCGCCCCGCGCTGTCCGCGATGGGCACGTCGATTACCCCCGTGGGCGATGTCGGCAGCGCCCATGCCATGAAGGCGTTGAACAACCTGGTGTCGGCGGGCGGCTTTTTGATCGGCGTTGAAGCCATGATCATCGGCCAGCAGTTCGGCCTGGACCCCAACGTGATCGTGGACGTGCTGAACGCGTCCACCGGCATGAACAATTCCACGCAGAAGAAATTCAAGCAGTTCGTGCTGTCGCGGGAATTCAATTCCGGCTTCGGGCTGGACCTGATGGTCAAGGATCTGGGCATTGCGCTGGGCATCGCCACCGATACCGGCACGCCCACGCCGTTTGCCTCGCTGTGTCGCGAGCTCTGGGCGTCAGCGGGCAAAACGCTGGGCAAGGGCCAGGACCACACCGCCGTGGCGCGTCTGTCCGAACAACTGGCCGGCGTGGAGCTGTCGGCCAGGAAAAGCTAG
- a CDS encoding carboxymuconolactone decarboxylase family protein, with amino-acid sequence MADTKSETQALFDQGLKLRREVLGAEYVDGSLARANDFMMAFQHITTEWCWGYAWGRPGLEKKTRSMLNLAMLTALNRPAEIKLHVKGALTNGVTVEEIKEILLQATVYCGIPAGLDAFKVANQVLEEEGAFKEQQA; translated from the coding sequence ATGGCAGACACCAAATCCGAAACCCAAGCCCTGTTCGACCAAGGCCTGAAGCTGCGCCGCGAAGTGCTGGGCGCCGAATACGTGGACGGTTCGCTGGCCCGCGCCAACGACTTCATGATGGCCTTCCAGCACATCACCACCGAATGGTGCTGGGGCTACGCCTGGGGCCGCCCCGGCCTGGAAAAGAAAACGCGCAGCATGCTGAACCTGGCGATGCTGACGGCGCTGAACCGACCGGCGGAAATCAAGTTGCACGTCAAAGGCGCGCTGACCAATGGCGTGACGGTTGAAGAGATCAAGGAAATCCTGCTGCAAGCCACCGTGTACTGCGGTATCCCCGCCGGGCTGGACGCCTTCAAGGTGGCCAACCAGGTGCTGGAGGAAGAGGGCGCCTTCAAGGAGCAGCAAGCATGA
- a CDS encoding ABC transporter substrate-binding protein gives MKSFPKQAVRHGRREFVAGLGAAALAATLPGRALAAPADINVGVILPLSGANAQFGINSRQGLELAADEINAAGGIKALGGAKLKLIIADATSQPTTAATVAQRLITQNRCVALIGAYASSLTLAVSEVTERRGIPLLTMSFSDVLTERGFKHIFQVVSKGSVLGRAQYDYAASVVAGASDIKKIALLYEDTAYGTSQAIGVRNAAKAAGAQIVLDEAYPLGITDVTPLISKLRASDAQIVFPISYLNDSLLIIRVMRQQRLTVPIVGGAAGYVIPDFAKALGQYSQAVLSIAPANYDQAPEYTERYRKRFGTFMPHEALEHAVCAGVLAQALEVAASDKPEAVSKALRAQKYDQGWAGVMSGGGVHFDANGLNTLAQPIMVQWQNNELVSVWPRALAKGAVIAAS, from the coding sequence ATGAAAAGCTTTCCCAAACAGGCCGTGCGCCACGGGCGTCGGGAATTTGTCGCGGGGCTGGGCGCGGCCGCGCTGGCAGCCACCCTGCCGGGCCGCGCGCTGGCGGCGCCGGCCGACATCAACGTCGGGGTGATCCTGCCCTTGTCTGGCGCCAACGCGCAGTTCGGCATCAATTCGCGGCAGGGCCTGGAACTGGCCGCCGACGAGATCAATGCGGCAGGCGGCATCAAGGCGTTGGGCGGTGCCAAGCTGAAACTGATCATCGCGGACGCCACGTCCCAGCCCACTACCGCCGCCACCGTCGCGCAGCGCCTGATCACGCAGAACCGATGCGTGGCGCTGATCGGCGCCTATGCCTCATCCTTGACCCTGGCCGTGTCCGAAGTGACCGAACGGCGTGGCATCCCGCTCTTGACCATGTCGTTCTCGGACGTGCTGACCGAACGCGGCTTCAAGCACATCTTCCAGGTGGTCTCCAAGGGCTCGGTGCTGGGCCGCGCGCAATACGACTATGCGGCCTCTGTCGTGGCCGGCGCGTCCGACATCAAGAAGATCGCGCTGCTGTACGAAGACACCGCCTACGGCACGTCGCAGGCGATCGGTGTGCGCAACGCGGCCAAGGCGGCGGGCGCGCAAATCGTGCTGGACGAGGCCTACCCGTTGGGCATTACCGACGTCACGCCACTGATCAGCAAGCTGCGCGCGTCGGACGCCCAGATCGTGTTTCCGATTTCGTACTTGAACGACAGCCTGCTGATCATCCGGGTGATGCGCCAGCAACGCCTGACGGTGCCCATCGTGGGCGGCGCGGCGGGCTATGTCATTCCCGACTTTGCCAAGGCGCTGGGGCAGTATTCCCAGGCCGTGCTGTCGATTGCGCCGGCCAACTACGACCAGGCGCCGGAATACACCGAGCGCTATCGCAAGCGCTTCGGCACCTTCATGCCGCACGAGGCGCTGGAACACGCGGTGTGCGCGGGCGTGCTGGCGCAAGCGCTTGAGGTGGCGGCGTCCGACAAGCCCGAGGCGGTGTCCAAGGCGCTGCGCGCGCAGAAGTACGACCAGGGTTGGGCGGGCGTGATGTCGGGTGGCGGCGTGCATTTTGACGCCAACGGCCTGAACACGCTGGCGCAGCCGATCATGGTGCAGTGGCAGAACAACGAGCTGGTCTCGGTGTGGCCCAGGGCGCTGGCCAAGGGCGCCGTCATCGCCGCCAGCTAG
- a CDS encoding branched-chain amino acid ABC transporter permease — protein sequence MQFLQALVDGMLLGGVYAVISIGLTLVFGVVSIVNFAQAEFLMVGMFVAYFAWKLLGLDPLLGSLLSFAVAFVLGVLTQKFLINRVLKAPAVAQIFLTVGLLIVMENLALILFGSEFRSVQTPYQMTALAVGPILLSAPYLLAFTVASVAGLTLWWVLKKTWWGMAVRATAQDPMAARLSGISTHRVHQLAFGLGVGLTALGGGIILPYLTASTTVGAQFSVLMFTAVVLGGLGSVLGAVVGGIAVGVIQSLSSLVLPMQLQNLVLFAIFILVLAVRPEGLLKRAA from the coding sequence ATGCAATTCTTGCAGGCGCTGGTGGACGGCATGTTGCTGGGCGGCGTGTATGCGGTCATCTCGATCGGGTTGACGCTGGTCTTCGGGGTGGTGTCCATCGTCAATTTCGCCCAGGCCGAGTTCCTGATGGTGGGCATGTTCGTCGCCTACTTCGCCTGGAAGCTGCTGGGGCTGGACCCGCTGCTGGGGTCCTTGCTGTCATTCGCGGTGGCCTTCGTGCTGGGCGTGCTGACGCAAAAGTTCTTGATCAACCGGGTGTTGAAGGCGCCGGCGGTGGCGCAGATATTCCTGACCGTGGGCCTGCTGATCGTCATGGAAAATCTGGCGCTGATCCTGTTCGGCTCGGAGTTCCGCTCGGTGCAGACGCCGTATCAGATGACGGCGCTGGCGGTTGGCCCAATTCTGCTGAGCGCACCGTACCTGCTGGCCTTCACGGTGGCGTCGGTGGCCGGGTTGACGCTGTGGTGGGTGCTGAAGAAAACGTGGTGGGGCATGGCGGTGCGCGCCACGGCGCAGGACCCGATGGCGGCGCGGCTGTCGGGCATTTCCACGCATCGCGTGCATCAGCTGGCCTTCGGGCTGGGCGTGGGCCTGACGGCATTGGGCGGCGGCATCATCCTGCCCTACCTGACGGCGTCCACCACCGTCGGCGCGCAGTTCAGCGTGCTGATGTTCACGGCGGTAGTGCTGGGCGGGCTGGGCAGCGTGCTGGGCGCGGTGGTCGGCGGCATCGCGGTCGGCGTGATCCAGTCGCTGTCGTCGCTGGTGCTGCCCATGCAACTGCAAAACCTGGTGCTGTTCGCCATCTTCATCCTCGTCCTGGCCGTGCGCCCGGAAGGTCTTTTGAAAAGGGCTGCATGA
- a CDS encoding branched-chain amino acid ABC transporter permease: protein MMATTRQFLPWAALFAVALGAPWLMQDQGYGIRVLTLVLLFAAMGQSWNIVGGLANQISLGHAAFFGLGAYTSTLLLLRYGISPWLGIVAAMAVAAVAGALLSLPTMRLRGHYFALATLAFGEVLRAVANTWASVTGGPVGLSIPFAEGVAQMQFKSSIPYYYLMLGAALVTSVVFALISHSRLGYRLRAVKANPQAAEVIGVNTAQTRILAAVISAALMGACGTLYAQFIYFFDPDTVFSLVGISVRVALICIIGGVGTVAGPLIGALVIIPLEEVFNDWLSGHTAGVSQLAFGLILIAIILIEPRGLSALWTRLRNLTRGQHA, encoded by the coding sequence ATGATGGCGACGACTCGACAATTCCTGCCATGGGCCGCGTTGTTTGCCGTTGCGCTGGGCGCGCCGTGGCTGATGCAAGACCAGGGCTACGGCATTCGCGTGCTGACGCTGGTGCTGCTGTTTGCCGCCATGGGGCAGTCCTGGAACATCGTGGGCGGGCTGGCCAACCAGATATCGTTAGGGCACGCCGCCTTCTTCGGGCTAGGCGCCTATACCTCCACCCTGCTGTTGCTGCGCTACGGCATTTCTCCCTGGCTGGGCATCGTGGCGGCAATGGCCGTTGCCGCGGTGGCGGGCGCGCTGCTCAGCCTGCCGACCATGCGGCTGCGCGGCCATTATTTCGCGCTGGCCACGCTGGCGTTCGGCGAGGTGCTGCGCGCGGTGGCCAACACCTGGGCATCGGTGACGGGCGGACCGGTGGGCCTGTCGATTCCGTTTGCTGAAGGCGTGGCGCAGATGCAGTTCAAGTCCAGCATCCCCTACTACTACCTGATGCTGGGCGCCGCGCTGGTCACGTCGGTGGTCTTCGCGCTGATCAGCCATTCGCGCCTGGGCTACCGCCTGCGCGCCGTGAAGGCCAACCCGCAGGCGGCGGAAGTCATCGGCGTGAACACCGCACAAACGCGCATACTTGCCGCCGTGATCTCGGCGGCGTTGATGGGCGCCTGTGGCACGCTGTACGCACAGTTCATCTATTTCTTCGACCCCGACACGGTGTTTTCGCTGGTGGGCATCTCGGTGCGCGTGGCGCTCATCTGCATCATCGGCGGCGTGGGCACGGTGGCCGGACCGCTGATCGGCGCGCTGGTCATCATCCCCCTGGAAGAAGTGTTCAACGACTGGCTCTCGGGCCACACGGCGGGCGTATCGCAACTGGCCTTCGGGCTGATCCTGATCGCCATCATCCTGATCGAGCCGCGCGGCCTGTCGGCGCTATGGACGCGGCTGCGCAACCTGACGCGGGGCCAGCATGCCTGA
- a CDS encoding ABC transporter ATP-binding protein, producing the protein MPDILKVSNVQRRFGGLKAVDDVSFSVARGDILGLIGPNGAGKTTLFNLLVGLYASQGGRIELDGVDVSGLRPHQIAARGMTKTFQNVALFPEMTVLDNVLVGGLLRHDVPRARQVARDNLDRVGLSAIAAKPAGELSFPEQARVELARALCTDPKVFLLDEVMAALNESEMDALLDLIRTLRDEAGITFIVVEHHMRAIMRLCNRILVLSFGQKIAEGSPAEIASNPTVIEVYLGKSMEQSEAAA; encoded by the coding sequence ATGCCTGACATCCTGAAGGTATCGAACGTGCAGCGCCGCTTTGGCGGTTTGAAGGCCGTGGACGATGTGTCGTTCAGCGTGGCGCGCGGCGACATCCTGGGCCTGATCGGCCCGAACGGCGCGGGCAAGACCACGCTGTTCAACCTGCTGGTTGGCCTATATGCCAGCCAGGGCGGCCGCATTGAATTGGACGGTGTGGACGTCAGCGGCCTGCGCCCCCATCAGATCGCGGCGCGCGGCATGACCAAGACTTTTCAGAACGTGGCGCTGTTTCCCGAAATGACGGTGCTGGACAACGTGCTGGTGGGAGGCCTGCTGCGCCACGACGTGCCGCGCGCGCGCCAGGTCGCCCGCGACAACCTGGACCGCGTCGGCCTGTCCGCCATTGCCGCCAAGCCGGCCGGCGAGCTGTCGTTTCCCGAGCAGGCCCGGGTAGAGCTGGCGCGTGCGCTGTGCACCGACCCCAAGGTGTTCTTGCTGGACGAGGTGATGGCGGCGCTGAACGAATCCGAAATGGATGCCCTGCTGGATCTGATCCGCACGCTGCGCGACGAGGCGGGCATCACCTTCATCGTGGTGGAACATCACATGCGCGCCATCATGCGGTTGTGCAACCGCATCCTGGTGCTGTCGTTCGGCCAGAAAATTGCCGAGGGCAGCCCCGCCGAGATCGCGTCGAACCCGACGGTGATCGAGGTCTACCTGGGCAAATCCATGGAACAGTCGGAGGCGGCGGCATGA
- a CDS encoding ABC transporter ATP-binding protein, with protein MSLLQIQNLTAAYDRSPVLHQVSLDVPEGGFIAVVGANTAGKSTLLRCISGLLDKVSGSILFDGRDILRLPPHRIPELGIAHVPEGRHVFPDMTVEENLYLGGYTRRRDMAGLKRGCDRVYALFPRLLERRRQAAGTLSGGEQQMVAFGRALMLEPRLLLLDEPSHGLAPKIVEEMHQAMIDIHRSGLTILLVEQNTRLALSVAEHAYVLQSGTMVLSGPSGALLEDSRVRAAYLGL; from the coding sequence ATGAGCCTGTTGCAGATCCAGAACCTGACGGCCGCCTATGACCGCAGCCCGGTGCTGCACCAGGTGTCGCTGGACGTGCCCGAAGGCGGCTTCATCGCGGTGGTGGGCGCCAATACGGCGGGCAAGAGCACGCTGCTGCGCTGCATATCAGGGCTGCTGGACAAGGTCAGCGGCAGCATTCTTTTCGACGGCCGCGACATCCTGCGCTTGCCGCCGCACCGCATTCCGGAACTGGGCATCGCCCACGTGCCCGAAGGCCGCCACGTCTTTCCGGACATGACGGTAGAAGAAAACCTGTACCTGGGGGGCTACACGCGCCGCCGCGACATGGCGGGCCTGAAGCGCGGTTGCGACCGCGTCTACGCCCTGTTTCCCCGCCTGCTTGAACGGCGCCGCCAGGCCGCCGGCACGCTGTCCGGGGGCGAGCAGCAGATGGTGGCCTTTGGCCGCGCGCTGATGCTGGAGCCCCGGTTGTTGCTGCTGGACGAGCCCAGCCATGGCCTGGCGCCCAAGATCGTCGAGGAAATGCACCAGGCCATGATCGACATCCACCGCAGCGGGCTGACCATCTTGCTGGTGGAACAGAACACGCGCCTGGCGCTGTCGGTGGCCGAACACGCCTACGTGCTGCAATCGGGGACGATGGTGCTGTCCGGCCCCAGCGGCGCGCTGTTGGAAGACAGCCGTGTGCGCGCGGCGTACCTGGGGTTATAG
- a CDS encoding GntR family transcriptional regulator — MPPNGAVFEKPTTLRTRVEEFLRASIMDGRIKGGERLREAELCEQLNISRSTLREALRTLEAERLISIEPHRGPTVVRITEKAARDLYSLRALLEGFAAHEFARLASDVDVERLRKAVDALHRQAKGSNKSALLAAKRDFYDVLLSGCDNDLIKDMLPGLLSRINLLRATSFARPERLPESMAEIDHIFERIQARDAPGAQAAAQNHIVNAERTALEVLRRQQEETSTREGDRPGTEGRDGPGAAG, encoded by the coding sequence ATGCCCCCTAACGGCGCAGTATTTGAAAAACCGACCACCCTGCGCACCCGCGTCGAGGAATTCCTGCGCGCCTCCATCATGGACGGGCGCATCAAGGGCGGCGAACGCCTGCGCGAAGCCGAACTGTGCGAACAGCTGAACATCAGCCGCAGCACGCTGCGCGAGGCGTTGCGCACATTGGAAGCCGAGCGGCTGATTTCCATCGAACCGCATCGCGGCCCGACGGTGGTGCGCATTACCGAGAAGGCCGCGCGCGATCTGTATTCGCTGCGCGCGCTGCTGGAAGGCTTTGCCGCGCATGAATTCGCGCGGCTGGCCAGCGACGTCGACGTCGAGCGCCTGCGCAAGGCGGTGGACGCGCTGCACCGCCAAGCCAAGGGCAGCAACAAGTCGGCCTTGCTGGCGGCCAAGCGCGATTTCTATGACGTGCTGCTGTCGGGCTGTGACAACGACCTGATCAAGGACATGCTGCCCGGCCTGCTGTCGCGCATCAATCTGCTGCGCGCCACGTCCTTCGCGCGGCCGGAACGGCTGCCGGAAAGCATGGCCGAAATCGACCACATCTTCGAGCGCATCCAGGCTCGGGATGCGCCAGGCGCCCAGGCCGCCGCGCAGAACCACATTGTGAATGCGGAACGCACGGCGCTTGAAGTGCTAAGGCGCCAACAAGAGGAGACATCCACCCGTGAAGGCGATCGACCAGGAACTGAGGGCCGCGACGGCCCTGGCGCAGCAGGATAG
- a CDS encoding alpha/beta fold hydrolase, with protein sequence MKAIDQELRAATALAQQDSEFIAATRGLPSAIWLQVGAQPEDRMLAWAGQPAAPSQCLVISAPPDTWRKLLQPAPPPGYQSFTAAQRQAHGLRVKGDALAIAQALHALERLFEILRGQHDAAPTLLDRSAIAGHYVNLDLGGADRGVSDRGATDGGTPPTSLYVETSGLADGPPLLMLHTAGADSRQYHALMADAELRRQWRMIAFDMPGHGRSMPLPGQAWTEAGLTRDAYLRTCVAVIRQVVGAPAVLLGCSMGAAMALVVAARSPDDVAGVVALEAPYQASGRRTPLLCHPQVNQAAHNPAYVRGLMGPAATLDARRDAAWIYSQGGFNVYANDLWFYSEDFDAAEHLAGLDTRRFGVSLLTGAYDYSASPDDSRRVAARIPGARFTEMPELGHFPMVENPQRLMQYLKPELDHLRATRGIA encoded by the coding sequence GTGAAGGCGATCGACCAGGAACTGAGGGCCGCGACGGCCCTGGCGCAGCAGGATAGCGAATTCATCGCGGCCACCCGGGGCCTGCCCAGCGCCATCTGGCTGCAAGTCGGCGCGCAGCCGGAGGACCGCATGCTTGCCTGGGCCGGCCAACCCGCCGCCCCGTCGCAGTGCCTGGTCATCAGCGCGCCGCCGGACACATGGCGCAAGCTGCTGCAACCCGCCCCGCCACCGGGTTATCAGTCGTTTACCGCCGCGCAACGCCAGGCCCACGGCCTGCGCGTCAAAGGCGATGCGCTGGCCATTGCGCAGGCGCTGCATGCCCTGGAACGCCTGTTCGAGATTTTGCGCGGCCAGCATGACGCGGCGCCTACCCTGCTGGACCGCAGCGCCATCGCGGGCCATTACGTCAACCTGGACCTGGGCGGGGCTGACCGGGGCGTGAGCGACCGGGGCGCGACCGACGGGGGCACCCCCCCCACCTCTCTGTACGTGGAAACCAGCGGCCTGGCGGACGGCCCGCCGCTGTTGATGCTGCACACCGCCGGCGCCGATTCGCGCCAATATCACGCGCTGATGGCCGACGCCGAGCTGCGTCGCCAATGGCGCATGATCGCTTTTGACATGCCCGGCCACGGCCGCAGCATGCCCTTGCCCGGCCAGGCCTGGACCGAAGCGGGTTTGACCCGTGACGCGTATCTGCGCACCTGTGTGGCGGTGATCCGCCAGGTGGTGGGCGCCCCCGCCGTCCTGCTGGGCTGTTCGATGGGCGCGGCGATGGCGCTGGTCGTCGCCGCCCGCAGCCCGGACGATGTGGCCGGCGTGGTGGCGCTGGAGGCGCCGTACCAGGCCAGCGGCCGGCGCACGCCGCTGCTGTGCCATCCCCAGGTCAACCAGGCGGCCCACAACCCGGCCTATGTGCGCGGCCTGATGGGCCCGGCCGCCACGCTGGACGCGCGCCGGGACGCCGCGTGGATCTACTCGCAAGGCGGCTTTAACGTGTATGCCAACGACCTTTGGTTCTATAGCGAAGACTTCGATGCCGCCGAACACCTGGCGGGGTTGGACACGCGCCGCTTCGGCGTGTCGCTGTTGACGGGCGCCTACGACTATTCCGCCAGCCCGGACGACAGCCGCCGCGTGGCGGCGCGCATTCCCGGCGCGCGCTTCACCGAGATGCCCGAGCTGGGCCATTTCCCAATGGTTGAAAACCCGCAACGGCTGATGCAGTACTTGAAGCCTGAACTGGACCACCTGCGCGCCACCAGGGGAATTGCATGA